A genomic window from Chlorobium phaeobacteroides DSM 266 includes:
- the accC gene encoding acetyl-CoA carboxylase biotin carboxylase subunit — protein MFKKILVANRGEIALRIMQTCREMGISTVAVYSTADAESIHVKYADEAVCIGPALSRESYLNIPRIIAAAEVTNADAIHPGYGFLAENADFAEVCSSVNIKFIGPTAKMINQMGDKNTAKATMIAAGVPVVPGSQGLVSNLAEAVKTAQNTGYPVIIKPTAGGGGKGMRVVHEENQLEKALNTARSEAEQAFGNSGVYIEKFLENPRHVEIQILSDQHGNTIHLGERDCTVQRRHQKLIEETPSPAVDDALRKTMGDAAVAAAAAINYEGAGTIEFLLDKHGKFFFMEMNTRIQVEHPVTEERYDVDIVREQIIIADGQSIAGRTFTPKGHSIECRINAEDPDHLFRPSPGQLQVFHTPGGHGVRVDSHAYASYVVPSNYDSMIAKLIVTAHTRDEAIARMSRALDEFIVLGVKTTIPFHKQVMHSAVFQSGVFDTSFLESFRYEKSI, from the coding sequence TTGTTCAAGAAAATACTTGTCGCGAACCGCGGTGAAATTGCATTGCGCATCATGCAAACATGCCGCGAAATGGGAATCAGTACGGTAGCCGTTTACTCTACCGCTGATGCAGAATCCATCCATGTCAAATATGCCGACGAGGCTGTCTGCATCGGGCCAGCACTCTCAAGGGAGAGCTATCTGAACATCCCTCGCATCATTGCCGCTGCCGAAGTTACCAATGCTGACGCCATTCATCCCGGATATGGATTTCTTGCCGAAAATGCCGACTTTGCTGAAGTTTGCTCTTCGGTGAACATCAAGTTTATCGGCCCTACGGCTAAAATGATCAATCAGATGGGCGACAAGAACACGGCCAAAGCAACGATGATTGCTGCGGGAGTTCCTGTTGTTCCCGGAAGCCAGGGTCTGGTATCCAATCTTGCAGAAGCTGTTAAAACAGCTCAGAATACCGGCTATCCCGTTATAATAAAACCTACTGCCGGCGGCGGTGGAAAAGGAATGCGTGTCGTTCATGAGGAAAACCAGCTCGAAAAAGCTCTGAACACCGCCCGGAGCGAGGCTGAACAGGCATTTGGCAACAGCGGCGTCTATATTGAAAAATTCCTTGAGAATCCCCGCCATGTTGAAATTCAGATTCTTTCTGATCAGCACGGCAATACCATACACCTTGGCGAACGCGATTGTACGGTTCAGAGAAGGCACCAGAAACTGATTGAGGAGACGCCGTCGCCGGCCGTTGACGACGCGTTAAGAAAAACCATGGGCGATGCCGCTGTTGCCGCAGCAGCCGCAATCAATTATGAAGGTGCCGGAACCATTGAGTTTCTGCTTGACAAGCACGGAAAGTTCTTCTTTATGGAGATGAATACAAGAATTCAGGTAGAACATCCCGTTACGGAAGAGCGCTATGACGTCGATATTGTTCGTGAACAAATTATCATTGCTGACGGCCAGTCCATTGCGGGCCGCACCTTCACGCCAAAAGGCCACTCGATCGAGTGCCGCATCAACGCAGAAGACCCGGATCATCTTTTCCGCCCCTCACCAGGACAACTCCAGGTATTTCATACTCCCGGAGGTCACGGAGTACGAGTCGACTCTCATGCGTACGCGAGTTATGTCGTACCCTCCAACTACGATTCGATGATCGCTAAACTTATCGTCACGGCTCATACAAGAGATGAAGCAATCGCAAGAATGTCGCGTGCGCTTGATGAGTTTATCGTGCTTGGCGTCAAAACCACCATACCCTTCCACAAGCAGGTTATGCACTCTGCTGTTTTTCAGAGCGGCGTGTTCGATACGAGCTTCCTCGAATCTTTTCGATACGAAAAAAGTATTTGA
- the accB gene encoding acetyl-CoA carboxylase biotin carboxyl carrier protein, giving the protein MNLNEIKQLIDIVNSSDLQEAIIEEGDFKITLRRHPIAGLSYLQPAEQQNAPYSVTPPSLSREVASQTPESVAAPAANPKAEPMAGLIDVCSPIVGTFYRSSSPDAPAFVNINDTVNKGDVLCIIEAMKLMNEIEAEMSGTIVEILVENGHPVEYDQPLFRIKP; this is encoded by the coding sequence ATGAACCTGAACGAAATCAAACAGCTAATTGATATCGTCAATAGCTCGGATCTCCAGGAAGCGATTATCGAAGAAGGTGACTTCAAGATAACCCTCAGACGACATCCGATTGCCGGATTGAGCTACCTGCAACCCGCAGAGCAACAGAACGCACCTTATTCAGTAACACCTCCATCACTTTCAAGGGAGGTCGCATCGCAGACTCCCGAGTCTGTCGCAGCGCCTGCCGCAAACCCTAAAGCCGAGCCAATGGCCGGGCTGATCGATGTCTGCTCGCCGATCGTTGGCACATTCTACCGCTCTTCGTCTCCTGACGCCCCGGCTTTTGTCAATATCAACGATACCGTCAATAAAGGTGATGTACTCTGTATCATTGAAGCCATGAAACTCATGAATGAAATAGAGGCGGAAATGTCTGGCACTATCGTGGAAATTCTTGTTGAAAACGGACATCCGGTCGAATACGATCAGCCGCTGTTCCGCATCAAACCATAA
- the efp gene encoding elongation factor P — translation MTSISNVSKGSIIRFKGEPHIIESLIHRTPGNLRAFYQANMKNLKTGRNVEFRFSASESVDVIVTERKPYQYLYKDGTDFVMMDSGTFDQINVPEITLGTSSRFLKDGITVVIVFSDDGSILDVEMPTFVEVEVTETSPTTKDDRATSGTKPAIVETGAEVGVPMFIQTGSIIRVDTRTGEYIERVKK, via the coding sequence ATGACCTCCATCAGTAACGTTTCCAAGGGTTCGATTATCCGTTTCAAAGGAGAACCACATATTATCGAAAGCCTGATCCACCGGACTCCCGGCAACCTGCGGGCTTTTTATCAGGCAAACATGAAAAACCTGAAAACCGGAAGAAATGTTGAATTCCGTTTCAGTGCAAGTGAATCGGTCGATGTTATTGTAACCGAAAGGAAACCATATCAATACCTGTACAAGGACGGCACCGACTTTGTCATGATGGATTCAGGAACCTTCGATCAGATCAATGTTCCGGAAATCACGCTGGGCACATCCTCCCGGTTTCTCAAGGATGGCATCACCGTCGTCATTGTTTTTTCAGATGACGGATCAATTCTTGATGTTGAAATGCCTACTTTTGTTGAAGTTGAGGTCACAGAGACCAGTCCGACAACAAAGGATGACAGGGCTACAAGCGGAACAAAACCTGCGATCGTCGAAACTGGTGCGGAGGTAGGCGTGCCTATGTTTATTCAGACAGGGAGTATAATTCGCGTTGATACCCGTACCGGTGAGTATATCGAAAGAGTAAAAAAATAA
- a CDS encoding HU family DNA-binding protein: MSKAELVEKIASQAGLTKVDAERAVNAFMNVVTESLKEGEDVTLVGFGTFTTGERAERQGRNPQNGETITIAAKKVVKFKPGKALKAGVEG; the protein is encoded by the coding sequence ATGTCAAAAGCTGAGTTAGTAGAGAAAATAGCCTCACAGGCCGGTTTGACCAAAGTCGATGCTGAGCGTGCCGTCAATGCCTTTATGAATGTCGTTACAGAATCCTTGAAAGAAGGGGAGGATGTGACTCTGGTAGGTTTCGGGACATTTACTACCGGAGAAAGAGCCGAAAGGCAGGGGCGTAACCCGCAGAATGGCGAAACCATAACCATTGCCGCAAAAAAGGTTGTTAAATTTAAACCCGGAAAAGCGCTGAAAGCCGGTGTAGAGGGTTGA
- a CDS encoding acetyl-CoA carboxylase carboxyltransferase subunit alpha codes for MANRVVLDFEKPLFELEAKLEEMRVYLRNSSRDQDSSDQDVLNREIEALEVKVETLRRSIYKNLTRWQKVQLARHAERPFTLDYIYMMTRDFVEMAGDRYFSDDKAIVGGFAILEDIPSGFSQPVMIIGHQKGRDTKSNLYRNFGMAQPEGYRKALRLMKLAEKFNKPVITLIDTPGAFPGIEAEERGQAEAIARNLFEMARLTVPVICVIVGEGASGGAIGLGVGNRILMAENSWYSVISPESCSSILWRSWNYKEQAAEALQPTAEDLLAQGIIDRIIPEPMGGAHTDPEAMAGTLKEMLIEELRILMSKESDVLVRERVEKFSGMGVWDE; via the coding sequence ATGGCCAACAGGGTTGTGCTTGATTTTGAAAAACCCCTTTTTGAGCTTGAAGCCAAGCTTGAAGAAATGCGGGTTTATCTCAGGAACAGTTCCAGAGACCAGGATTCATCTGATCAAGATGTGCTGAATCGGGAAATAGAGGCGCTCGAGGTTAAAGTCGAGACGCTGCGTCGCTCGATTTATAAAAATCTGACACGATGGCAGAAAGTTCAACTTGCCAGACATGCCGAAAGGCCCTTCACGCTCGATTACATCTATATGATGACCAGAGATTTTGTCGAGATGGCCGGAGATCGATACTTTAGTGATGACAAGGCTATTGTCGGCGGTTTTGCGATTCTCGAAGACATTCCATCCGGTTTTTCACAGCCGGTGATGATTATTGGGCATCAAAAAGGCAGAGATACCAAATCGAATCTGTACAGGAATTTCGGTATGGCGCAGCCTGAAGGATACCGCAAAGCCCTTCGGCTCATGAAGCTTGCTGAAAAATTCAACAAACCGGTTATCACCCTGATTGATACGCCAGGAGCCTTTCCCGGAATTGAAGCTGAGGAAAGAGGTCAGGCTGAAGCCATTGCAAGAAACCTTTTTGAGATGGCCAGACTTACTGTGCCTGTGATTTGTGTCATTGTAGGCGAAGGCGCAAGCGGAGGCGCAATTGGTTTAGGGGTGGGCAATCGCATTCTTATGGCTGAAAATAGCTGGTATTCGGTAATTTCTCCCGAAAGCTGCTCATCGATTCTCTGGAGGAGCTGGAACTATAAGGAGCAGGCGGCAGAAGCCTTGCAGCCTACGGCAGAAGATCTTCTTGCGCAGGGCATTATCGACAGAATAATTCCGGAACCGATGGGCGGCGCTCATACCGATCCCGAGGCTATGGCCGGGACGCTCAAGGAGATGCTTATCGAGGAGTTGCGCATTCTCATGTCGAAAGAGTCAGACGTTCTGGTCAGGGAAAGGGTGGAAAAATTTTCCGGCATGGGCGTATGGGATGAGTAG
- a CDS encoding 2-oxoacid:ferredoxin oxidoreductase subunit beta: MTDTRAQLTAKDFTSNQEPKWCPGCGDFAVLQQLKNAMADLGLKTEEVVVVSGIGCSSRLPYYIATYGVHGIHGRALAMASGLKTARPELSVWVGTGDGDALSIGGNHYIHTVRRNLDLNVILFNNEIYGLTKGQYSPTSKVGLRTVTSPNGVVDHPINTAALTLGAGGTFFARVMDRDGKIMRDIFKRAAEHKGTSLIEIYQNCPIFNDGAFDPFTDKDRKADTTLYLEQGKPLVFGKQNDKGIRLDGFTPVIVDLNNPSVSQNDLWIHDEKDFIKANMLARFFDDPDASEDFLPRPFGIFYVEDRYTYESALSAQIEKAQENGEGTIEELLAGSNTWTIA; the protein is encoded by the coding sequence ATGACCGATACACGCGCCCAACTGACTGCAAAGGATTTCACATCCAACCAGGAGCCAAAATGGTGCCCGGGATGCGGCGATTTCGCAGTCCTGCAGCAACTGAAAAACGCCATGGCCGACCTCGGACTGAAAACTGAAGAGGTTGTCGTGGTTTCAGGTATCGGCTGCTCTTCGAGACTTCCGTACTATATCGCTACCTATGGCGTCCACGGCATTCATGGACGAGCGCTTGCCATGGCATCGGGGCTGAAAACAGCCCGCCCGGAACTCAGCGTATGGGTAGGCACGGGCGATGGCGACGCACTCTCCATCGGCGGCAACCATTACATCCATACGGTAAGAAGAAATCTCGATTTGAATGTCATTCTGTTCAATAACGAGATTTACGGTCTTACCAAAGGACAGTACTCTCCTACTTCGAAAGTCGGACTGAGAACGGTCACGTCGCCAAACGGCGTGGTGGATCACCCGATCAACACCGCAGCTCTGACGCTTGGCGCAGGAGGAACCTTCTTCGCAAGGGTTATGGACCGCGACGGCAAAATCATGCGCGATATTTTCAAAAGGGCAGCAGAGCATAAGGGAACCTCATTGATCGAGATCTATCAGAACTGCCCCATTTTCAACGACGGCGCATTCGATCCCTTTACCGACAAGGATCGGAAAGCTGATACGACTCTCTACCTCGAACAGGGAAAGCCGCTGGTTTTCGGCAAACAGAACGATAAAGGCATCAGGCTCGACGGATTTACTCCGGTGATTGTCGATCTCAACAATCCTTCCGTATCGCAAAACGATCTCTGGATTCATGATGAGAAAGATTTCATCAAGGCAAATATGCTTGCAAGATTCTTTGACGATCCTGACGCTTCCGAGGATTTCCTTCCTCGACCTTTCGGCATCTTCTACGTGGAAGATCGCTATACCTACGAATCCGCTCTCAGTGCGCAGATCGAAAAAGCCCAGGAGAACGGCGAGGGAACGATCGAGGAACTGTTGGCCGGCAGCAACACCTGGACGATCGCATAA
- a CDS encoding 2-oxoacid:acceptor oxidoreductase subunit alpha, translated as MSETTILNREDMVTAKTSVSVLFAGDSGDGMQLTGTQFANTVAVYGSDLNTFPNFPSEIRPPAGTVAGVSGFQLQFGTSSVYTPGAKFDVMIVMNAAALKANLNNLHHGGIIITDTDGFDAKNLKLSGYGEENNPLRDGTLNDYTVFEIPVVSLTRKALAETGLSTKNIDRCKNMFVLGVLYWLYSLPLETTIETLKTKFAKKLDLAEANIKAVTAGYNFGDETEMFSQHGRFSVAPADKKPGVYRRVTGNEASAIGLAVAAKKAGLELFLGSYPITPATEILQTLAGLKKWGVKTFQAEDEIAGVLSSIGAAYGGALAATNTSGPGLALKSEGLGLAVILEIPLVIINVMRGGPSTGLPTKPEQSDLLMAMYGRHGDAPMPVIAAKSPVDCFYAAYEAAKIAVEYMTPVLCLTDGYLALSSEPMLVPSPDDLASITPVFSPARNADDPPYLPYKRDDRAVRPWAKPGTPGLEHRIGGLEKQNETGNVSHDPENHELMTKLRAEKVARVADIIPDLTIDNGPESGDILVLGWGSTYGAIKKAVEQVLEGGCSVAHAHLRYINPFPKNLGEVMGHYKKVLIPENNCGQLLSMIRDKFLIEPVGFSKVQGLPFNEMEIEAKITDILKEL; from the coding sequence ATGAGCGAAACAACAATCTTAAACAGAGAAGATATGGTAACCGCAAAAACCAGCGTCTCCGTACTTTTTGCCGGCGATTCAGGAGACGGCATGCAGCTTACAGGCACCCAGTTTGCCAACACCGTTGCAGTTTACGGATCCGACCTCAATACGTTTCCGAATTTTCCATCGGAAATCCGGCCTCCGGCAGGAACCGTAGCGGGCGTATCGGGATTTCAGTTACAGTTCGGCACCTCCAGCGTTTATACGCCTGGAGCCAAGTTTGACGTCATGATCGTCATGAACGCCGCGGCATTGAAAGCAAACCTCAACAACCTGCACCACGGCGGTATCATCATTACCGACACGGATGGTTTCGATGCTAAAAATCTGAAACTTTCCGGCTATGGAGAAGAGAACAACCCGCTTCGCGACGGAACGCTGAATGATTACACCGTTTTCGAAATCCCTGTTGTATCGCTGACGCGCAAAGCCCTTGCCGAAACAGGCCTCAGCACCAAGAATATCGACCGGTGCAAGAACATGTTCGTGCTCGGCGTACTCTACTGGCTCTACAGCCTCCCGCTGGAAACCACGATCGAAACCCTTAAAACGAAGTTTGCCAAAAAACTTGACCTTGCGGAAGCCAACATAAAGGCGGTTACGGCCGGATACAACTTCGGCGACGAAACCGAGATGTTCTCGCAGCACGGACGGTTCAGCGTCGCACCGGCAGACAAGAAACCTGGCGTCTACCGCCGCGTCACCGGCAACGAAGCTTCGGCTATCGGTCTTGCTGTCGCAGCGAAAAAAGCCGGACTTGAGCTCTTTCTCGGCTCTTACCCGATCACCCCGGCAACGGAGATCCTGCAGACACTTGCCGGCCTGAAAAAATGGGGCGTCAAGACATTCCAGGCTGAAGACGAAATTGCCGGCGTGCTTTCCAGCATCGGCGCGGCATATGGCGGTGCTCTTGCTGCAACCAATACCTCCGGCCCCGGTCTGGCTCTGAAATCCGAAGGGCTTGGACTGGCCGTCATTCTTGAAATTCCTCTGGTCATCATCAATGTCATGAGGGGAGGCCCTTCAACCGGCCTGCCGACAAAACCGGAACAGTCAGATCTCCTGATGGCCATGTACGGACGCCATGGCGATGCGCCTATGCCGGTTATTGCCGCGAAATCACCGGTTGACTGCTTCTATGCCGCCTATGAGGCAGCGAAAATTGCCGTCGAGTACATGACCCCGGTTCTCTGCCTTACTGACGGATACCTGGCGCTCAGCTCAGAACCCATGCTGGTGCCATCCCCTGATGATCTTGCTTCGATTACCCCTGTATTTTCTCCTGCGCGAAACGCCGATGATCCGCCATATCTTCCATACAAGCGGGACGATCGTGCCGTACGCCCATGGGCAAAACCCGGCACTCCCGGCCTCGAACACCGTATCGGCGGCCTTGAAAAGCAGAATGAAACCGGCAATGTATCGCACGATCCGGAAAACCACGAGCTGATGACAAAACTGCGTGCAGAGAAAGTCGCAAGAGTGGCAGACATTATTCCCGACCTTACCATCGACAACGGACCGGAAAGCGGCGATATTCTGGTGCTCGGATGGGGATCGACCTACGGCGCAATAAAAAAAGCCGTAGAGCAGGTGCTCGAAGGCGGCTGCAGCGTTGCTCACGCACATCTTCGCTATATCAATCCGTTCCCGAAAAATCTCGGCGAAGTAATGGGGCATTACAAAAAGGTACTGATTCCTGAAAATAACTGCGGACAACTGCTCTCCATGATCAGGGATAAATTCCTCATTGAGCCTGTAGGATTCAGCAAGGTACAGGGCCTGCCGTTCAACGAAATGGAAATTGAAGCAAAAATCACCGATATCTTAAAGGAGCTTTAA